One Phaseolus vulgaris cultivar G19833 chromosome 4, P. vulgaris v2.0, whole genome shotgun sequence DNA window includes the following coding sequences:
- the LOC137838062 gene encoding ARF guanine-nucleotide exchange factor GNL2: protein MHAMDNVEDFMHDDENNKKGTSKSKRRQLGLSCMLNTEVSAVIAVVRRPECIPLYNISVTEDAYDSSLITSLRSLRSLIFNPQQNWRTIDPSIYLIPFLDVVQSDDVPAAATGVALSAVLRILKFEVFDEKSPGAREGMESVVSGITSCRLEKTDPASEDAVMMKILQVLTGIMNHRASTLLSDQSVCTLINTCFQVVQQSASRGDLLQRSARYTMHELIQVVFKRLPEIEAKDREGDSDSDMEDGDEGGGLETGYGVRCAIDIFHFLCSLLNVVSIVEADGSTSHTADEDVQIFALVLINSAIELSGDEIGKHPKLLRMIQDDLFHHLIYYGTWSSSFVLSMICSTVLNAFHFLRRSIRFQLEAFFSYVLFRVASFGSTIALQEVAIEGIINFCRQPTFIVEAYANFDCDPCCRNVFEEIGRLLCKHSFALNGHVTSLHIQAFEGLLIMIHNIADNIDKDGSTGSLGAYSIQLTEYKPFWEEMDKEDDLEGWVEHVRLRRLQKKKLLIAANHFNRDNKKGLEYLKHAKLISDPPDPAAHAHFFRYTPGIDKKTIGEFLGDPDPFYLIVLKEFTDTFHFQGMSLDTALRFYLESFLLPGESQKIQRVLEAFAERFYDHQSSDMFASKDTVLILCYSLIMLNTDQHNPQVKKKMTEEEFIRNNRAINAGHDLPREYLSELFQSISTCAFSLSQTTVSLDMSPSRWIQLINRSKVVQPFTPCDYDRRICRDMFASIAGASVAALSSFFEHADEEELLHECIEGLFSVARICQYGLEDTLDELITSFCKFTTLLNPYASIEETMFSFSHDMKPRMATVAVFTVANYFRDSIQGGWKNIVDCLLKLKRLKLLPQHVIDLEASVDVPTTPESGGVMSPTDDHKVGCQRVSSMMTRFSHLSSEGMDDGLTLGSEFEQNTKMIKLCKIGSIFSNCSNIPRECLQSLGRSLIYAAAGKGQKFSTPVEEEETVEFCWDLIGAISLANVHRFQIFWPSFHDNLLSVAQFPMFSPIPFAEKAIVILLKVCVKLFSAPREDKQVEEFIFKSITLMWKLDKEILDTCHDVISQSISRILIEYPANVQTQIGWKSMLNLLSVAWRHPETYDAGIEALIALFSDGTNISRSNYAYCIDCAFGCFLAKNSPIDKKKKILDLLADSVNLLVQWQRSQYSDPGSNVSAASYTSSSSIEENSRGPSSGNYIMNLFVKLGEAFRKTSLSRQEEIRNHAVCSLQKSFNLAEDLLFISSNCINYFNLVIFAMVDELHEKMLEYSKRENAEKETRSMEGTLKLAMELFSDMYLQSLKQITESPGFRTFWLGILRRMDTCMRADLGEYGLSTLKEIIPDLLRKIITQMKEEGILEPREEDDMWEITYIQIQWICPRLKDELFPL from the exons ATGCATGCTATGGATAACGTAGAAGATTTCATGCACGACGATGAAAACAACAAGAAGGGCACATCCAAATCCAAAAGAAGACAACTAGGACTCTCATGCATGCTAAACACCGAAGTTAGCGCAGTTATAGCAGTGGTTCGTCGTCCAGAATGCATTCCTCTGTACAACATCTCTGTCACAGAAGATGCCTACGACTCCTCCCTCATCACTTCCTTAAGATCCCTTCGTTCTCTCATCTTCAACCCTCAGCAAAACTGGCGCACCATCGACCCTTCCATCTACCTCATCCCCTTCCTTGATGTCGTTCAAAGCGACGACGTTCCCGCCGCGGCCACCGGCGTTGCGCTCTCCGCGGTTCTCAGGATTCTCAAGTTCGAAGTTTTCGACGAGAAGTCGCCGGGTGCAAGAGAGGGTATGGAGTCTGTTGTGTCCGGGATCACCAGCTGCAGGCTCGAGAAGACCGACCCTGCTTCGGAGGACGCGGTGATGATGAAGATATTGCAGGTTTTAACGGGGATAATGAACCACAGGGCTTCAACTCTGCTCTCCGATCAATCTGTTTGCACCCTCATCAACACTTGCTTTCAG GTTGTTCAACAATCGGCGAGTAGAGGAGATTTACTGCAGAGGAGTGCGAGGTACACCATGCATGAGCTTATCCAGGTTGTGTTTAAAAGGTTACCAGAAATTGAGGCTAAGGATAGAGAAGGGGACTCAGATTCTGACATGGAGGATGGTGATGAGGGTGGTGGTTTGGAAACTGGCTACGGTGTTCGTTGTGCCATTGACATATTTCACTTCCTGTGCTCTTTGTTGAATGTTGTGTCCATAGTTGAGGCAGATGGGTCTACTTCTCACACTGCTGATGAAGATGTTCAGATTTTTGCTTTGGTTTTGATAAACTCAGCGATAGAACTGAGTGGGGATGAGATAGGAAAGCACCCTAAGCTCTTGAGGATGATCCAAGATGATTTGTTTCACCATTTGATCTACTATGGGACATGGTCTAGCTCCTTTGTGCTCTCCATGATTTGCAGCACTGTGTTGAATGCCTTTCACTTTCTCCGCAG GTCTATCCGGTTCCAACTGGAAGCATTCTTTTCATATGTGCTGTTTAGAGTTGCAAGTTTTGGGAGCACAATTGCTCTTCAAGAAGTAGCAATTGAAGGAATAATAAATTTCTGCAGACAGCCAACATTCATCGTTGAAGCATATGCAAACTTTGATTGTGATCCATGTTGTCGGAATGTGTTTGAGGAGATTGGGAGGTTGCTTTGCAAACACTCATTTGCACTGAATGGCCATGTCACCAGTTTGCACATTCAAGCCTTTGAAGGACTACTGATCATGATTCACAACATTGCAGATAACATTGACAAAGATGGTTCAACAGGTTCTTTGGGTGCATACTCAATTCAATTGACTGAGTATAAACCCTTTTGGGAGGAGATGGATAAAGAAGATGACTTGGAAGGTTGGGTGGAACATGTAAGGCTTAGAAGACTTCAGAAAAAGAAACTTCTCATTGCTGCAAACCATTTCAACAGAGATAACAAAAAGGGTCTTGAGTACTTGAAACATGCCAAGTTAATCTCTGATCCTCCTGATCCAGCAGCTCATGCTCACTTCTTTCGCTACACTCCAGGCATAGACAAGAAAACAATAGGGGAATTTCTTGGAGACCCTGACCCTTTCTACCTCATAGTTCTCAAAGAATTCACTGACACCTTCCATTTCCAAGGCATGTCTCTTGACACTGCCCTTAGATTTTATCTAGAAAGTTTCTTGCTGCCAGGAGAGTCACAAAAGATTCAACGTGTACTAGAAGCATTTGCTGAGAGATTCTATGATCATCAATCCTCAGACATGTTTGCAAGCAAGGACACTGTTCTCATCTTGTGCTACTCTCTCATCATGCTCAACACAGATCAGCACAACCCCCAAGTCAAGAAGAAGATGACAGAAGAGGAATTCATCAGGAACAATAGAGCAATCAATGCAGGGCATGATTTGCCTAGGGAGTACCTTTCTGAGCTTTTTCAATCCATTTCCACTTGTGCATTTTCCCTTTCTCAAACCACAGTGTCACTAGACATGAGTCCAAGTAGGTGGATTCAGCTCATAAACCGATCCAAAGTGGTGCAACCTTTCACACCATGTGATTATGACCGCAGAATATGTAGAGACATGTTTGCCTCCATTGCTGGTGCATCAGTGGCTGCTCTTTCATCATTCTTTGAGCATGCTGATGAAGAGGAGTTGCTGCATGAGTGCATTGAAGGGTTGTTCTCAGTTGCAAGGATCTGTCAGTATGGACTAGAGGATACCCTTGATGAACTCATAACATCCTTCTGCAAATTCACAACACTACTAAATCCTTATGCTTCCATAGAAGAGACCATGTTCTCCTTTAGTCATGATATGAAGCCAAGAATGGCAACAGTTGCTGTTTTCACAGTAGCAAACTACTTTAGGGACTCAATTCAAGGAGGTTGGAAGAACATAGTAGATTGCTTGTTAAAACTCAAAAGGCTTAAACTATTACCCCAACATGTCATTGATCTTGAGGCATCAGTGGATGTCCCAACAACACCTGAATCAGGAGGTGTGATGTCTCCAACAGATGATCATAAAGTTGGCTGCCAGAGAGTTTCTAGCATGATGACTCGTTTTTCCCATCTTTCATCAGAGGGCATGGATGATGGTTTGACCCTTGGTAGTGAATTTGAACAGAATACCAAAATGATCAAATTGTGCAAAATTGGTAGCATCTTCAGCAACTGTTCAAACATCCCCAGAGAATGCTTACAAAGCCTTGGGAGATCTTTGATATATGCAGCTGCTGGAAAAGGCCAAAAGTTTAGCACACCAGTGGAGGAAGAGGAAACAGTTGAGTTCTGTTGGGATTTGATCGGTGCAATATCATTAGCCAATGTACACAGATTCCAAATATTCTGGCCATCCTTCCATGATAATCTTCTATCAGTTGCTCAATTTCCCATGTTCTCCCCAATCCCATTTGCAGAAAAAGCCATTGTAATCCTTCTCAAGGTCTGTGTCAAGCTCTTTTCTGCTCCAAGAGAGGATAAACAAGTTGAGGAGTTTATATTCAAGTCCATAACCTTAATGTGGAAGCTTGATAAAGAAATTCTAGACACATGTCATGATGTCATATCACAATCAATCAGCAGAATACTCATTGAATACCCTGCAAATGTGCAGACACAAATCGGATGGAAGTCAATGCTAAATCTGTTATCAGTTGCATGGAGGCATCCTGAGACATATGATGCAGGAATTGAAGCTTTGATAGCATTATTCTCTGATGGCACCAACATATCACGCTCAAACTATGCATATTGCATTGATTGTGCCTTTGGTTGTTTCTTAGCCAAGAACAGTCcaatagacaaaaagaaaaagatactTGACCTATTGGCTGATTCAGTAAACTTGTTGGTTCAATGGCAGAGAAGCCAATACTCTGATCCGGGAAGCAATGTTAGTGCAGCAAGCTACACAAGCAGTTCCTCCATTGAGGAAAATTCAAGAGGTCCTTCTTCGGGAAACTACATCATGAACCTATTTGTGAAACTTGGAGAAGCATTTAGAAAGACAAGCTTATCAAGACAAGAGGAGATAAGAAACCATGCAGTTTGTTCTCTTCAAAAGAGTTTCAATCTAGCTGAGGATCTTCTTTTCATCTCATCAAACTGCATCAACTACTTCAACCTTGTGATTTTTGCAATGGTTGACGAGCTTCATGAGAAGATGTTGGAGTACTCAAAGAGGGAAAATGCAGAGAAGGAAACAAGGAGTATGGAAGGGACCCTTAAGCTTGCAATGGAGCTGTTTTCAGATATGTACTTGCAATCATTGAAACAAATAACTGAGTCTCCAGGATTCAGGACATTCTGGTTAGGCATACTGAGAAGGATGGACACATGCATGAGGGCTGACTTGGGAGAGTATGGTTTATCAACTTTGAAGGAAATAATTCCTGATTTGTTGAGAAAGATCATAACACAAATGAAGGAAGAAGGAATTTTGGAGCCAAGAGAAGAAGATGATATGTGGGAGATTACATATATTCAGATACAGTGGATATGCCCTCGTCTCAAGGATGAATTGTTTCCATTGTAG
- the LOC137838063 gene encoding DNA mismatch repair protein MSH7 has translation MHRYYQRITGERPPTAPVVEKLNRHGTAATSQPPPADDVKGTDTPPEKVPRRFLPANFAPKENKSGPSLFESIMHKFVKVDDNEKITKRSRPLNGSLSKSSQPVGIRADTDREGVHKEEAVFQPLVKAKNNAGNFKEKANQENTALVVTDDDVAGPETPGVQPLASQVKRSREAGSKFGSLMNSGKRVRFLDDSMALDMTKKEVEMASKFEWLDPSRIRDANGRRPNNPLYDRTTLYIPPEVLSKLSASQKQYWSVKCKYMDVVLFFKVGKFYELYEMDADIGHKELDWKITLSGVGKCRQVGISESGIDDAIQKLVARGYKVGRVEQLETSEAAKARGANSVVRRKLVQVVTPSTNVDGNIGPDAVHLLAIKEESNGLDNGSVVYGFAFVDCARLRFWVGSIDDDTSCSALGALLMQVSPKEVIYDSRGLSKEAQKALRKFSLSGSSIQQFTPVQSITDLVNSEIRDLINSKGYFKGSSDSLDHVLNNVIHREITLSALGGLIGHLNRLMLDDVLQSGDLYPYQVYRGCLKMDGPTMINLELFVNNEDGSKSGSLYNCLDKCVTSSGKRLLRNWICCPLIDAEMINNRLDVVDDLMANPDIVSHIAQHLRKLPDLEHLIGRIKSSLQLSGPLLLPLLGKKILKQRVKVFGSLVNGLRTALSLLLLLMKEQPLVSSLTKVFKLPILTGSEGLDQFLIQFEAAVHSDFPNYQNHDVTDSDAETLTILAELFLEKAAQWFEVVHAINCIDVLRSFAVTSSFSCGTMSRPIILAASSGTSVDSGRTVLNMKGLWHPFALGDSGCVPVPNDMALGESEDGSHPRTLLLTGPNMGGKSTLLRSTCLAVIMAQLGCYVPCESCVLSVVDIIFTRLGAKDRIMTGESTFFIECTETASVLQKATQDSLVILDELGRGTSTFDGYAIAYAVFRHLIEKVNCRMLFATHYHPLTKEFASHPRVTMQHMACAFKSKSDNCSMRDQELVFLYRLAPGACPESYGLQVALMAGIPENTVNIASKASQQMKKSIGQSFRSSEQRSEFSTLHEEWLKTLVSISRIQDCNSLDDVLDTLICVWYELKTSSVSANPR, from the exons ATGCATAGATATTATCAGCGTATTACCGGTGAGCGACCTCCCACCGCTCCGGTGGTTGAGAAACTCAACCGCCACGGTACTGCTGCCACTAGTCAACCTCCGCCGGCTGACGATGTCAAAGGAACTGATACACCGCCGGAGAAGGTGCCGCGTCGCTTTTTGCCGGCGAATTTCGCGCCAAAAGAGAACAAATCCGGTCCCTCCTTGTTTGAGAGCATCATGCACAAATTCGTCAAGGTCGACGATAACGAAAAAATTACTAAGAG GAGCCGCCCATTGAATGGTAGTTTGTCTAAATCTTCTCAACCAGTGGGAATACGAGCTGATACTGATCGTGAAGGGGTGCACAAGGAAGAAGCAGTTTTTCAACCTTTGGTGAAAGCAAAAAATAATGCTGGGAATTTCAAGGAAAAGGCTAATCAGGAAAACACTGCACTGGTTGTAACCGATGATGATGTTGCCGGACCTGAAACCCCAGGGgtgcagcctcttgcttctcaGGTGAAACGCAGTCGTGAGGCTGGATCCAAGTTTGGTTCCTTGATGAATTCTGGCAAACGAGTCAGATTTCTTGATGATTCAATGGCATTAGACATGACTAAGAAGGAAGTAGAAATGGCCAGCAAGTTTGAATGGCTTGATCCTTCTCGAATCAGGGATGCTAATGGAAGAAGGCCGAATAATCCTTTGTATGACAGGACGACACTTTATATTCCTCCAGAAGTTTTGTCAAAACTGTCAGCATCACAAAAACAGTATTGGAGTGTCAAATGTAAATATATGGATGTTGTGCTATTTTTTAAAGTG GGAAAATTTTACGAGCTTTATGAAATGGATGCTGACATTGGCCATAAGGAGCTTGATTGGAAAATAACTTTAAGTGGTGTTGGAAAATGTCGACAG GTTGGTATATCTGAAAGTGGGATTGATGATGCCATTCAAAAGCTGGTTGCACGTGG GTATAAGGTTGGACGAGTGGAGCAGTTAGAGACATCTGAAGCAGCAAAAGCTAGGGGGGCTAACTCG GTTGTTCGGAGAAAACTAGTTCAGGTAGTTACTCCATCAACCAATGTTGATGGTAACATTGGTCCTGATGCTGTTCACCTCCTCGCAATAAAAGAG GAAAGCAATGGTTTGGATAATGGTTCAGTTGTGTATGGATTTGCTTTTGTTGATTGTGCTCGGCTCAGATTCTGGGTTGGCTCCATAGATGATGATACATCCTGTTCGGCTTTAGGGGCCTTATTGATGCAA GTATCACCCAAGGAAGTTATATACGACAGCAGAG GGTTGTCCAAAGAAGCTCAGAAAGCACTTAGAAAATTCTCATTAAGTG GTTCGTCAATACAGCAGTTCACTCCAGTTCAGTCAATCACTGACTTGGTGAACTCTGAAATTAGGGATTTAATTAACTCAAAGGGATACTTCAAAGGCTCATCTGATTCACTGGATCATGTGCTAAACAATGTGATTCATCGTGAAATCACCTTGTCTGCTCTGGGTGGATTGATTGGTCATCTGAATAGATTGATG TTAGATGATGTCCTACAGAGCGGGGATCTGTATCCATACCAAGTTTACAGGGGTTGCCTGAAAATGGATGGTCCAACAATGATAAATCTAGAACTCTTTGTCAATAATGAGGATGGTAGCAAATCAG GTTCATTGTACAATTGTCTTGATAAGTGTGTAACTTCATCTGGAAAGCGGCTTCTTAGGAACTGGATCTGCTGTCCATTGATAGATGCTGAAATGATCAACAACAGGCTTGATGTAGTGGATGATCTAATGGCCAACCCGGATATTGTATCACACATTGCTCAACATCTTCGCAAGCTTCCAGACTTGGAACATTTGATTGGCCGAATTAAGTCCAGCCTTCAATTATCAGGCCCTCTCTTACTGCCCTTGTTAGGAAAGAAAATATTGAAGCAGAGG gTAAAAGTGTTTGGATCACTAGTGAATGGCCTTCGGACTGCTTTGAGTTTGTTGCTCCTTTTAATGAAAGAGCAGCCTCTAGTATCATCTTTGACCAAAGTTTTTAAACTACCAATTCTGACTGGCAGTGAGGGCCTTGATCAATTTCTTATTCAGTTTGAAGCAGCTGTGCATAGTGACTTCCCAAATTACCAG AATCATGACGTTACAGATTCGGATGCTGAAACACTCACAATACTTGCTGAATTATTTTTGGAGAAAGCTGCTCAGTGGTTTGAAGTGGTTCATGCCATCAATTGCATTGATGTATTACGATCTTTTGCTGTTACTTCTAGCTTTTCTTGTGGAACTATGTCTAGGCCGATTATATTGGCGGCATCAAGCGGAACAAGTGTTGACAGTGGAAGAACTGTGCTCAACATGAAGGGACTATGGCATCCATTTGCCCTTGGAGACAGTGGATGTGTGCCTGTCCCAAATGATATGGCCCTTGGTGAGAGTGAAGATGGGTCTCATCCTCGAACTTTGCTGCTTACTGGACCAAACATGGGAGGAAAGTCAACACTTCTGCGTTCCACCTGTCTAGCTGTTATTATGGCGCAG TTAGGTTGTTATGTGCCCTGTGAAAGTTGTGTTCTCTCAGTTGTGGATATCATCTTCACACGACTAGGAGCCAAAGATAGAATCATGACAGGCGAGA GTACCTTCTTTATTGAGTGTACAGAAACTGCTTCGGTGCTTCAGAAAGCTACTCAAGATTCTCTCGTTATCCTTGATGAATTGGGTCGGGGAACAAGCACTTTTGATGGCTATGCCATTGCATATGCT GTATTCCGGCATCTGATTGAGAAGGTTAACTGTCGCATGCTATTTGCCACACATTACCATCCGCTCACGAAAGAGTTTGCCTCTCATCCGCGCGTTACAATGCAACACATGGCTTGTGCTTTCAAGTCAAAATCTGATAACTGTTCCATGCGTGATCAAGAACTAGTTTTCCTTTATCGCCTTGCCCCCGGAGCATGTCCAGAGAGCTATGGGTTGCAGGTTGCCCTCATGGCTGGAATCCCAGAAAATACGGTAAACATTGCTTCTAAGGCCAGCCAACAGATGAAAAAATCAATTGGACAAAGTTTTAGGTCAAGCGAACAGAGATCAGAGTTCTCCACCCTTCACGAAGAATGGTTGAAAACCTTGGTCTCTATCTCACGCATACAGGATTGTAACTCGCTGGATGATGTTTTGGATACATTAATCTGTGTGTGGTATGAACTCAAAACTTCATCAGTATCAGCCAACCCGAGATAG